DNA from Rhinoderma darwinii isolate aRhiDar2 chromosome 6, aRhiDar2.hap1, whole genome shotgun sequence:
attaagaatatctctgtactttgctccattcatctttccctcaaccctgaccagtctccctgtcccagctgctgaaaaacacccccacagcatgatgctgccacccccacgcttcactgtagggatggtattgggcaggggatgagcagtgcctggttttctcCATACACAACGCTTAAATTTGAAGCTAAAAAGTTCAATCCTAGTTTCATCAGACCACCGAATCttgtaaagcccagattggtggagtgctaaaGTGATggctgaccttctggaagtttctcccatctgcacacaggatcttcggAGCTCGGCCAgaatgaccattgggttctttgtCATCTCTCTTACCAAGCCCTTTCTTTCCTGATTACtttgtttggtggggcggccagctctaggaagagtcctggttgttccaaactatgGAGGCCGCtgggctcttgggaactttcagtgcagcagaaatttgTTTGTACCCTCCCAAGAgcggtgcctccacacaatcctgtctctgagctctacaggcagtttttTCCTccacatggcttggtttttgctctgctaTACATTGTCACCTGTGaggccttatatagacaggggtgtggcttcccaaatcatgtccaatcaagtgaatttaccacaggtggactccaatcaaggtgtagaaacatttcaaagatgatctagagaaatgcgaGGACCCCAGACCTAAATTTCAAGTgttatagcaaagggtctgaatacttcttTCCATGcgaaattttagtttttcatttttaataaatttgcaaaaatttcaaaaattctgcaggtgctgtgttgcagcTGCATTGGTTGCCATGTGGTTGGATACTACCCTtggtagagtagggactcacttgaaagaggtcgccgtgaagtggcaagtgggtttatacagtttgatcaaaacgtTTACTAATAACCTCACgttcatacattttattttgctgagccgcattagatcaagtatagcaagtggatgtgcggtcaaggttttcttttctcccctgtggatatttctaaaattctcttttcactttgtcattatggggtattgagtgcagaatgatggcgaaaaacgtaattttttcttttattttagcacaaggcttcaacataacaaattgtgaaaaaagtggaagggtctgaagactttccgaatgcactgcttATAAATATATATCCTCACTACCTGTGGACTGCTGTCATTTGATATTACTAGCGTGTGTATATAAACATGTTCCTGTCTGCTTCTCAGTATAGGGGATGGAAAGACCGTCATAAATGTCCTCGGTGTAGGAAGTGGTTCAGGTAAGATCAATATCTTTTATTAGCAGAAAGCAAATGCAAAGTCTTATGTATGGTTTAATAAATGGTTATTCCTGCAGGTCCTCTATGGGGGTGATTAGTGTATAAAAAATATTTCCAGATTCCCTTGAAAatgaaggtgcccatacacatcagatgaAAGTCTTCCAAACCCTCAGATTTCAGCGGGACCGGGTGACTATCTAATGGGTATGGTGGTTTCCCGACTCTCCCGCAATGGCAGatggatcaggcatgttggatttcaacatgctcaATTCTTTATTCCCGTGGGAGATTAGCGAACAAGCGTTTGACCGACGATTGTCTAAAGTGTATGACCGGCTGTAGTCCCAGGAACATACAGCCATGGTTTTACTTCCCATACAGCTTTGTAGTCCATCACGTGACAAGTAGCGTTACTTAAGTGTCATGTGAAAATGTCAACTAGAGCCATTCCCAGTTACAATGCCAATTTACCAATTAGAGAAAGTGGTTGCCCTAATGGTATGGAATATGGCCAAAAAGATAAGTACATGAATAAAAGGGGGCTGTAAATGGGAATTAGGGGCTTACAATGCCTTTGTGTAGCTAATAAACTGGTGGTATAATTCTCTGGCGCCCCCTATGCTCGCTAAATTAAGACAAGTGACAAATCTAGTGCTTTAAATGCGTGTCTTGCCTTGCTTTGCTTTTCCTGCGGTGGCGCTAGTTATTTGGAGAAGAAGATATTACATGATAGATCAGTATTATTATTAGATAAATCTTGTGTGACACAATTTCTTTTGACAAATTCCACATTTAGGTGAAATAGACCTAAAAATATTCTCCAAAATACAAGCTCGATATCCTGGAGTCCCCATCAATACTGATATTGTAGAGCCAAGCCCAGAGCAGCTCCTAAGCTACATGGGTAAGTATATTATCCTGGCACCATATTTTATGTACTTTGTCCTCGTTTTATTGAGTGTCAATGTGTCGCTCTCGGGTGAACTTTGGAAGGAACGAAGCACTTCCTGGCATTGTTTCATGGCAGTAATCTGATTCTACCTCGTGTGTTTCAGAGCGCGTTGCCAAGACCCCAGGTCTTGAAAATATAAATTTCACCTGGTACAAGAAAACATCTGCTGAATTTGAGCTTCAAGTAAAGAAAGAGAAGTTAGAAACAAAGTATGATTTTATCCATATGATCCAGGTAACTGTATTGTAGTCTTCAGATATCCTGCACTGATGAGTGCTAACAAGTCTGAAACATCTGTATATTCTAATAGGTGATATACAGCAATTCCGTCAGTCCTTGTCCCCAATGAAGCAAAGAATCTGATTTGATCTCAGACATACACTAAGGCCAGTTTCCTAGGAAGCCCACTAACCTATCGGGATGTTTTGGGAATATGGAAGGAAACGGCGGTACCTATAGGAACCCACTAAACATGGTTACGACATACAAACCCCATGCAGATGCTGTTGCATTTGAACCTAGGATTAAGCAGTGATCCCCTATCAACTATCATTACAAGAACACTCCAAGgaaaactgatacattgtgttatatataatgcaagggggcggagcatgacacagttaTGGTAAATACAATTCTTGGTAGCCAAAATGTCAGTTGCTGCCCTCTAAGAATATGAATACCATTAACTTGACCGGAACAATTCtctcttaaagaggttgtccagtcctaagaaattgatagcctattctccgaataggccatcaatatctaattGGCGGAGGTCCTACTGCCGACACCcctactgatcagctgttttgaaggggctgcggcacatgtacgagtgctgcttcccctccattccttacaacacacttgtagcggcggttcacagtattacagccttgtcccattaaagtaaatgggagaaggctgtaatactgtaaactTCCACTACAAGTCTATCGGCGAcacacagtacgagcagtgacagtaatgaaggggaagcagcactcgtatgagagccgCGGCCCCTTTAAAAACGTCTGATCGGAggttggacacccaccgatcagatattggtgGCCTATTCCAAGGACACACTATCAATTTTCTTATgaatggacaatccctttaagtcatTTACTCTTAAGATCCTATTTgggattcattttaatgggtacaTGCGTATCACTGTGTTTTTTATATGGTGGGATACAGCATGCTCCTTCAGAAGTCATCTCATTGGACAACAATCTTACCTAGAAGCACAGGGAAAATATGATGAGATGAATGGCAGTACGTAACAGTACTGACAGCAGTAAAATGTACACAAGAGAACTGACGGAAATACAATGTACACAAATGTAAATGTTCTTTCAGAACTTCTGTAATGTCCTTGGAAAAGATTTCTATTGTTCTTTATGTTTCCAGATGATGTACTATGTAAAAGATGTGCCAGCAACAGTGAAGTTCTTCCGCAGTCTCTTGGCACCAAATGGAAAACTCCTTATAATACTTGTATCTGGTAAGACACTGAAAAGCAGCATTTTACCTCCCACCATACATAGGAACAAAAATCTTTATGTGTGGACCATCCAATAGAAGAAAATGTACTGTTGTGCATCACAACCATAGGTCTTGGTATAGGAAGAAGATAAGACATAAGATAGATAATTTGGCCAACATCTGCCCTACTGGACTCTAACATTAGCATGGAATTTTATTTATATGGTGGTAGATAAGAAGTTCCCAGACAACTCTAGTACCCCTTTACTCGGAGAGGAAAAGGTTTACCCCAATAGGAGATGGCACAGTTGGTTTGtctccatagacattagattgtgtAAAGATCCCATTGAAATTGGTGGGATCCTTCAAGAAATATATCGTCTATAGCCATATAAATGGGGAAAGTAATGTTTTTTTATCCTGGCTGTGTGGACTATGGAGTGTTGGAGTCTTGCTGTGATTGCTACATCTACAATTCCTCTAGTTACGCTAATGACATCATATTAATTTTTGCTTGCATCGGTGACATCATAAATGTTTACATACTCGAGTTACAAAATACTTGAATGCACGAAAAATCTTTGAAGGATGCAAAGGCAAGCAAATagatgagagaagagagagaTAACTAGTACAAAATAGAAACTCTCCACATGTCAGTACACACAGGATATAAAGGAATGGAGCGGCTGCCATTTGACAGCTGATCCGTTCCCAGAGATCTGAAGGAGTGGCTGTTAACTTATAACCACTTTCTCTTTTTTGATAAGCAGGAGTGTTATGTAGTGGCTTCTGCTGATTTGCATTAAGGGGCAGCATAAAGAGCCCACCTAAAGAGGGGACACCGCTGTACTGAAGGAGCTTCTGTCCATCCTGAATGCTCAATGGAAATTATCTCAATTTTCTACATGTTATGTACTTCTCTCGTCTTCCTTACAACTTTTCTTTCTGCTCATCAGGAAATAGTGGGTGGTCTACTCTGTGGAAGAAGTATGGATCCCGTTTGCCCCTAAATGACCTCTGCCTGTACATCACCGCAGGCGATATCGCGGACATGCTGAGTTCAGAGGGTGCAAAGCAGGAGTGTTATGAGCTACCATCTGACATGGTGATCACAGAATGTTTCATTGATGGGAACAGGAATGGGGACTTGTTGCTGGATTTCCTAACAGAGACCTGCGATTTTAACAAAAATGCCCCTCCTGAGCTGAGAGAGGAGATAATTCAAGATCTAAAGAGCCCGGGATGCAGCTCCGTAAAAGACGGAAAGATCATTTTTAATAACAATCTCAGTGCTATAGTGGTGGAGAGCGACTAGGTATCAGATGTCGGATAATAGGTGAGATTAGACCACTGAGAACAACTATTTCCAAGGATTGCAAAAACAGTCATGGGTGGAAAATGAACTTGGCTAAACCTTGACTcattcttagggctcattcagatgagcgtatatgtagtccgcgtgatggccgttaaaacaacggccgtcacacggactcatgtacttcaatggggccattgacacgaccgttgtttcaacggagcctgTGAAAAGtctggtaaaaaataggacatgtcctatttttttctgtgcttcacgcatccctccatagactctagtctatgggggaggcGTGAGAACgtatcccgcacgggtgcaccttagacgtgaaaaactgaagtttttgaCGTCCAAGGTTGGCTACGttttgtctgaatgtagccttattgtTTTTGGATGATACATTTAAATAGATCGCCAGGTCATATTTTTGATATTGTACGGACCATTGATACAGCCGATTCAAGATCCGGGGAGGACATTCTTTGGGCACGATCTAAACACCTGCATAgtctatcccaaactctttcttaCGTTTAGGTAAATTTACTCACCGCTTCCTGCTATATCACTGGCGTGTACGTGCGGGGAAGCGGTTCCGCATCCTCATGTAGATGTACATAATATTGGGCTCACGTGCACAGGAGCAGAGCCCGCAAGCCCAGCCGCAAAAGAACGGCTGTGATTGACGGCCACTCTGCTGCAGCTAGGGCCgtgatcggagataactctgattatgtcgtttaaccccttcagtaccACGATAGGTAGCAACTAGCGATCGCTGTGCTGTTAAAGAGAGGGGGATCACTTTGGTCAACAATTGGCGCCCCAAGAttccatttcttcatttttatttaataaaggtGCATAAAAATGATGAATCTATAGCTATATTTGGTATTTGCATACATATAAAGACCTGCGCAATAACATGGTATCATTTAGGGGGAATTGGTgaacggggtaaaaaaataaaaagattgaaATCTAGAGtgcaattgcttttttttttttatgtaatccccaattttttttaaattcaaagaTATTAAACGCCGACCTATATGTATATACCACAAAATGATGCCTGACAAAATCAcatcctcccaaaaaaaaaacaggtctcGAAAAGcctaataaaaaagttacggaatACGGGGAGGCAAATACTAAAACACTCTTGAGGTCCTGAACGTAAAAATGCGCTTAGTGCTAAAAGGTTAATCTTTTTATGtgcaaagggcaatacatgatacCATCTCTTCAGCCCCAATATTTTACCCACTGACCATGCCCACGCAGTGATATCTTGCACATGATGAACATTTTTGAAAACGATACCATATCTAAAGGGTCAGTAAACCCAAAGGCTGTTTTATCCACATGCTGTCCAGTAGATtgcaaactattttttttcctattgtcGACTTTGAATAGTTACACAGTGACAACCATCATGTAAGGTgactttagattgtaagctcctttgGGGAATGTTCTCCTTTCTATTGTTTCATGTCTGCTAATGTTTTATTATGTCGATTTTGGATGACTTTATACGTGTTACTTTCTTTATACCGAGTCAAGAAACATTCTAAATAAATCACTAACAATAATGATACTGATGATAATCCGAATTAAATGGTGTCCACAGAGTTTTAATGTTCTTCTTGTATACATGAGACTCCTCCAAGTACTGTGTTCTCCTTCACTGTGTCCAAGACTGACGGCAGCTCATAATGTCCAAAGGGAAAGCCGGTTATAAATGGGTTTAATATTCTGAAATATTCGGACAGAATAGAATAGAGATGAGGATATTCACagagaaaataatattttatttttttctgtacttTCTACAtttactgttcctttaaaccaACGTGAATATACTTCTACAATTTCCCAATATCGTGTTATTTTCGGAGCTTCTCCCTCCAGTATTGGGATGATCTTGTCATCAGTTCTGTGGGGCATTCCAGTCTCGCTGAAAAAAATCACCGATCAACTCTTACACCTTGAAATTTGGACACCTCTGAGAAAGGTCCACTCAGTAGAATATGCTcacctttgcaaccattttttttattgtccctTTGTATCTCAAGtaaaaaaatgaagcaaattTGCAGtaggtcttgattaaaaatgtcctactgtTTTGTGTTTACATTGCCTCTGcagacttatgtgtctccatggtaccagaccacaaacaaaccctgtgtagtcgggTTCTGTAGTCATACTTACTTCCATTTGTCCTCTACTTTTTGCAAACGTAACAAATGTATGTAGAGGACAgtatacagtagcctatggcagagcagggagatacctcatatgtcatagtgttcaatagtatctgcatcagaCGGACGcacacactattgaatgtggtgtcgctaccgatgtagcagccatagcagctgctagcggagcctccgggcatgaggggggccaTGCCGGCTGGCATCATCGGCCCCCTTATGCCGTGGTCcccttagcagccgctatgactgctacagcggtagttatgccactgaggaCAGATGAAAGTGAGTATGACTACAGGATCAAACATGATGACCCTGCCTTCTACAGATCTGCTATTCCTGGGACAGTGACAGAATCCCCATCTTTGAAAGGGTTTTCTTAGACTTTGATAATGATGATCTATTCTTAGGACAGGCCATCAAAGTAAAATCGGGGGAATCCCTTTCCCGgcacccgcaccaatc
Protein-coding regions in this window:
- the HNMT gene encoding histamine N-methyltransferase; the protein is METGMRSLLSDNGRYVESFRLFLKNSTEHECMQQFIETRLPDVVSSIGDGKTVINVLGVGSGSGEIDLKIFSKIQARYPGVPINTDIVEPSPEQLLSYMERVAKTPGLENINFTWYKKTSAEFELQVKKEKLETKYDFIHMIQMMYYVKDVPATVKFFRSLLAPNGKLLIILVSGNSGWSTLWKKYGSRLPLNDLCLYITAGDIADMLSSEGAKQECYELPSDMVITECFIDGNRNGDLLLDFLTETCDFNKNAPPELREEIIQDLKSPGCSSVKDGKIIFNNNLSAIVVESD